In Labilibaculum sp. DW002, one DNA window encodes the following:
- a CDS encoding tail fiber protein, protein MTKLYSYFILTVLFFGNIHNINAQQTKNEVKGHFQNGYAPGAAHFGYLIDACYNYSIGEGLIYDTSNNLLKAEVPLSLLEQTLKDTATVIRNERDAKLEILSQQLLNNESSSSGAIDNLEQRLNNQIIDTASAIRQSINQLDLSKTIELEKTSQNIRAEINALNSETNSKLNNEVNLLNDRINTTNSSAEDIEQQLRLDFQSKLEQLDLDKTSQLADTAKNIRSKMYSLNSINQNKLNNEVILLNDKINSTQLAIQDTAQKVRLDFQFKLNLLEEALQDTAQIIRTSLNTFHNTLSQKIELGDYNLSNLINQTQNNLIKKIDSLAEVHNIERVIQENRMTKIETDHSTLKDTVVEMKTKLDTLNFTEENFSQTLKLKLANIEDGATKADNNFTDALKTKLDGIENSANNYQLPLGTHNKLGGIQLSQDFVLYNGKAYNALDASKIDREYAKDTIMKNWTSEMKTDDEWTRIRYKMENGLVDASGNKLYDYGEWNQAYKFIYDDLENSFYEFNATDSLNVILGIHERDKLFTGKNNTIIGHEAGYTLYKGGERNVLIGKNAGRGSENVFDNVFVGNQAGESIGDPSKSASTVGDFSGERNVALGTMAMQGRNASGKSVAIGYSAMELGEQNSSIAIGYNAAKQNSGNNNISIGYEAGLSVPGSTNTNTIAIGYRAGYKNTYAQHNIFIGDSSALVNESGEKNIFIGHGTGKSNTGNGNLFIGNDIDLAGNDQLAIGNKGNILISGDFTTNTINIDNLSTSNLTVGNSISNRYSIGNKVVINSASQFIGDGGVNSSAQIQTTHTNAKGNTNSAISALNGTVSAKYISGADAIMISNADVINNTGTFVGSGGVNTNGAINGNTLNANSIIGTDNLEIAGISIVTLSGGIPVERYAIKSHSHNPAEINTNSTNRFVSDAEKASWNNKVNTITGKGLSSEDFTSTEKAKLLGIAANANNYIHPTSHSANIITQDATHRFVNDTEKNTWNNKVDKATGKNLSTNDFTNTYKSKLDGITAGANKYTHPTTHTASIISQDANHRFVSDAEKTTWNAKADKSEVSSNDYTTTEKNKLAGIEDAANNYVHDANHSANMITTTTSKQFVSQTEKDEWTAGKIPLGGIIMWNGTTIPDGWALCDGQLVNGNQTPDLRGRFIVGSYPGKSGFDSGNNGGTVGSTPNNFNTNTNGTHNHAGNTGAYKLTPSDIPTHKHNFKNYYFIETSGKDDARTGTSFGFESIEQGGGAGDFDTDNNRVFYKNMDTESSGMSNPNSHTHTISSTGNHSHSVSVPYYVLAFIMRVK, encoded by the coding sequence ATGACAAAACTATACTCCTACTTTATACTTACCGTTCTTTTCTTTGGCAATATCCATAACATAAACGCACAGCAGACAAAAAATGAGGTGAAGGGTCATTTTCAAAATGGCTATGCTCCAGGTGCAGCTCATTTTGGATATCTTATTGATGCTTGCTACAATTATTCTATTGGAGAAGGATTAATCTACGACACAAGTAATAATCTATTAAAGGCAGAAGTTCCTTTAAGTTTACTCGAGCAAACCCTGAAAGATACAGCTACCGTTATTAGAAATGAACGAGACGCCAAATTAGAAATCCTCTCTCAACAATTACTTAATAATGAAAGTAGTTCATCAGGAGCTATAGACAATTTAGAGCAAAGACTAAACAATCAAATAATTGATACCGCATCAGCAATTAGGCAAAGTATTAATCAACTTGACCTGAGCAAAACAATTGAACTGGAAAAAACAAGCCAGAATATTAGAGCTGAGATAAACGCCTTAAATTCTGAAACTAACTCAAAACTAAATAACGAGGTTAATCTACTAAATGATAGAATCAACACAACTAACTCATCTGCAGAAGATATTGAGCAACAACTAAGATTAGATTTTCAATCAAAATTAGAGCAACTAGATCTGGACAAAACAAGCCAATTAGCAGATACCGCAAAGAATATCAGATCCAAAATGTATTCGCTAAATTCAATTAATCAAAATAAACTAAATAACGAAGTCATTTTGCTAAATGACAAAATTAACTCAACTCAGTTAGCAATTCAAGATACAGCACAAAAGGTTCGATTAGATTTTCAATTTAAATTAAATCTTTTAGAAGAAGCCTTGCAAGATACTGCACAAATAATTAGAACTAGCCTTAATACATTTCACAATACTTTAAGTCAAAAAATAGAATTGGGCGATTACAATCTATCCAATCTAATTAACCAAACTCAAAATAACTTAATCAAAAAAATTGACTCCTTAGCAGAAGTTCACAACATAGAGAGAGTAATTCAAGAGAATAGAATGACCAAAATAGAAACAGATCATTCGACACTTAAGGATACAGTTGTTGAAATGAAAACTAAGTTAGATACTTTAAACTTCACTGAAGAAAACTTTTCCCAAACATTAAAATTAAAACTAGCTAATATTGAAGATGGAGCAACAAAAGCTGACAATAATTTTACTGATGCTTTAAAAACCAAACTCGACGGTATTGAAAATAGTGCCAACAACTATCAACTACCATTAGGCACACATAACAAATTAGGTGGAATTCAGTTAAGTCAAGATTTTGTATTATACAATGGCAAGGCCTACAATGCATTGGATGCAAGCAAAATCGATCGCGAATATGCCAAGGATACAATCATGAAAAATTGGACTTCTGAAATGAAGACAGACGATGAATGGACACGCATTCGTTATAAAATGGAGAATGGCTTAGTTGATGCAAGTGGGAATAAATTATATGACTATGGAGAATGGAATCAAGCTTACAAATTTATTTATGATGATCTAGAAAATTCGTTCTATGAATTCAATGCAACGGATTCTTTAAATGTAATCCTAGGGATTCATGAAAGAGATAAACTTTTTACTGGCAAAAATAACACGATCATAGGTCACGAAGCAGGATATACACTTTACAAAGGTGGTGAACGAAACGTACTAATTGGTAAAAATGCAGGCAGAGGTTCTGAAAATGTATTTGATAACGTTTTTGTTGGAAATCAGGCTGGAGAATCAATAGGAGATCCTTCTAAATCAGCCTCAACAGTTGGAGATTTTTCAGGCGAAAGAAATGTTGCATTGGGAACCATGGCTATGCAAGGACGAAATGCATCTGGAAAATCTGTTGCTATTGGCTATTCAGCAATGGAGCTCGGAGAACAAAATTCATCTATTGCAATCGGATACAATGCTGCAAAGCAAAATTCAGGCAACAATAACATTTCAATTGGTTATGAAGCTGGATTATCGGTTCCAGGATCGACCAACACAAATACCATTGCAATAGGTTACCGTGCCGGATATAAAAACACCTACGCACAACACAACATATTTATTGGTGATTCAAGTGCTCTTGTAAATGAATCTGGAGAAAAGAATATTTTTATTGGACATGGAACTGGAAAATCAAATACTGGAAATGGAAATTTATTCATTGGTAATGACATTGATTTAGCTGGCAATGATCAATTGGCTATAGGTAACAAGGGAAATATTCTCATTTCAGGAGATTTTACAACCAATACCATTAATATTGATAATTTATCAACATCTAACTTAACCGTTGGCAACTCAATATCTAATAGATACTCCATTGGAAATAAGGTTGTAATAAATAGTGCATCTCAGTTTATTGGAGATGGAGGTGTAAACTCAAGTGCTCAAATTCAAACTACCCATACAAATGCAAAAGGAAATACTAATAGCGCTATTTCAGCACTAAATGGAACCGTTTCTGCTAAATACATATCAGGTGCAGATGCAATTATGATTAGTAATGCCGATGTTATTAATAATACTGGAACATTTGTCGGTTCAGGCGGAGTAAATACCAATGGCGCTATAAATGGTAATACCCTAAATGCAAACAGTATTATCGGAACTGACAATCTGGAAATTGCAGGAATAAGTATTGTGACTTTATCTGGTGGAATACCTGTAGAAAGATATGCTATAAAAAGTCATTCACACAATCCGGCTGAAATAAATACGAACAGTACTAATCGCTTTGTAAGTGATGCAGAAAAAGCAAGTTGGAACAACAAAGTGAATACTATAACTGGAAAAGGACTTTCAAGCGAAGACTTTACAAGTACTGAGAAAGCTAAATTATTAGGTATTGCTGCAAATGCTAACAATTATATACATCCAACAAGTCATTCAGCTAATATAATTACCCAAGATGCAACACATCGCTTTGTAAATGATACTGAAAAAAACACATGGAACAATAAGGTTGACAAAGCAACAGGCAAAAACCTATCTACAAATGATTTTACCAACACATACAAATCAAAACTAGATGGCATAACGGCTGGTGCGAATAAATACACACACCCAACTACACATACGGCTAGTATAATTTCCCAAGATGCAAACCACAGATTTGTAAGCGATGCTGAAAAAACAACTTGGAATGCCAAAGCAGATAAATCGGAAGTTTCATCCAATGATTACACTACAACTGAAAAAAATAAATTAGCAGGAATTGAAGATGCAGCCAATAATTACGTGCACGATGCTAATCATTCTGCTAATATGATTACCACAACAACCAGTAAACAGTTTGTGAGCCAAACAGAAAAAGATGAATGGACTGCAGGAAAAATCCCTCTTGGAGGAATAATCATGTGGAATGGAACAACAATTCCAGATGGTTGGGCGCTTTGCGATGGACAACTTGTTAATGGTAATCAAACCCCAGACTTACGAGGCAGATTTATTGTTGGTAGTTATCCTGGGAAATCTGGTTTTGATAGTGGAAACAATGGAGGAACCGTTGGATCAACTCCTAACAATTTTAATACAAATACAAACGGTACTCACAATCATGCGGGAAATACCGGAGCCTATAAGCTAACCCCTTCCGATATTCCTACTCACAAACACAATTTTAAAAACTACTATTTTATTGAAACATCGGGAAAAGATGATGCCAGAACAGGAACTTCATTTGGATTCGAAAGTATAGAACAAGGAGGTGGTGCTGGAGATTTCGACACTGATAATAATAGAGTATTTTATAAAAATATGGACACAGAATCATCAGGAATGAGTAATCCCAATTCACATACTCATACAATTTCATCTACTGGTAATCATTCTCATTCCGTGTCTGTTCCCTATTATGTTTTGGCCTTTATCATGAGAGTAAAATAA
- a CDS encoding RHS repeat-associated core domain-containing protein: MKRFSLTLTILLHFLYLQAQVLQTEHDTLKKSLAKPMALSTKSANAGGGGSSAGLAPVSMPIMPSPTAASLVRNATASPNLYTGAVNVSVPLYTLPAQGMSIPIGMVYQSNGVKVNEKNGPLGMTWALQGGGAVARIVRGYPDEFNGSIHEETWKENSPSKKKNKKKKLKGFWHIDPPTDYATNEDSYNTIIDHTDGIKDELWDTQPDKYYFSAPGLSGSFYIPSKSMPPIIHCDLDIDIQLIFESEKLSGFLITTSSGFCYEFGMDSKYIEQQTFSNISKVSEARHKLINGINYTVSFEFEEPKFTNTFIEDKDLYISTWYLKAIQTPFKADCINYTYEEDKNKEDKLAQSLDAIIDQSLNYYKLANNNTEIITYQKPQNNEYISQLFVAKQVKTKYFKPKRLSNISSSLASIKFKYTNWTEDNSNRITKILTYGADHKKVQKQFNIEYNFVQNKITEPSYPKLTKIGSTSRSLFSNNEAWTEWEGVRYFLEKISEIDKEQKDTIKLFSFNYHQPEQLPEFCSQFQNEYGFYVSYPSFKSQFYSENSLNYYPLLALNIQDKDRDKDKNKLPDFHNDGSQISISDTTVTNGMLISMQNPTGAVTKFVYDATFEGAILKHKYTFDGKEQVQETNYLYKNSSSPIGNSSKTYNVGIYKMGITPWGRSEKLLTQNSPRGYKYVETTTNKIKTKYSFTTAQDYDNSFESSSVKKEVVDFIYLNYKNSGEEIEFDHLKYAIDKINKTHPEFTKKVEEDWINTVGKENAEGLKQSIWYHEFFKNHYNLYAKGYSPEIFIKYKNEYITELVQNVGKPTDRDNLRGKLIRKTSYNLTGGVAKEERYYYEPIFMDKYESEKQAFVVSDSYTESKNEKYIVPYNINYETLRLSKISYKNYIFISQSINQETKIEKYSQIHPLLAEVSIHKNLNTKDTWRTETEYHVFSGNSSKSSTKPIQKGEADIDDNDDNQGGNGNTNNSPKYNPYPKYTAVKQVTYKNDKQLSGSQVIYNNDTRLPKESKKWINGKYETAITYDKFDYKARLLQAHGRDGIPSSYRYNGNFLEMTAQNATYQDISNGKAGDLRKKLPKAIIASAKYSTEGFLLNQTDANGYTVQYEYDDFGRLKLLRDHDQNLIKAYDYQYGKVGQEKITGEQLGIGQMVLGESFVVGGFSNSEIQGLPSAGKNYIASYAFKKEKASFFDRNNSNKASTTIEYQDGLGRAIQQIKVNSLPQEYSIVQSFEYDFLGRQAIQYRSLPMLSDSKYKKDWKQYLKNKFKNTYKAERSYNRYNRIHRQGNFGENYSLEKRPKTSTYGLNIANVPSYTINSDSEVFVKKNFSRRTLLKTSVYFEGITNVTYKNMNGQVVRKAALKGNQTGEVDFSSGLITDYVYDDYGNLRAILPPQAKGDISANNYVYKFHYDERNRLVKKEIPGAGAITLEYDELDRVSKETDAKGTTTYIKYDELSRPIETGYIDKQSTSKGKEIPLGKTYYDNYDFAFAKANICSSEYAEKSLGRVCGREIRILGSETWIKTVNYYDKEGRIIEAISQNNTGGIDKLTTAYDFQGKITETNINKTFNGEEFSTKKQYEYGTAGELKYVHHSVNGQSSIILSAFEYNNDGSLAGKKVHNGKIETQYTYDELNRMIKTQSEKYFSLELAYDSKLKGTNNTEYFDGNLSAMAWKTKNKQRHTYSFEYDGWKNLTNANSSDHPYTTQYKYDENGNISFLSRNDSLGLYQRFLYDYKNTNQLQKLNRTNTEEVEVWPGDANNDGKVEVDDQHPIGYNYKYKTKARDTRSTEWKAWQITRRKDDDLVFSDTNGDGLINEQDTIAIQQNLLKEHELTEAKETNGFRYKYDKNGNMIYDEYKNINISYNILNLPDTIKAEGHGKIVNQYMADGTLLRRSIFDEDNNELQRADYQGEFLFTNDQLNKIFTGEGYYAPNSASSTISNTSLSEETGSSQVKKSDLGTYFYTLTDHLGHTRVIVDEEENVLQETAYYPYGTPITALSSATKYNYLYTGKEFLDKFGLNWYDHHARYFDPEIGRWWAIDPALQAASPYMAMGNNPMMMVDLDGKTWNIFKKIGQAWDYAWDKGNQFAQWANEIGLPSFNIGYEMNSSGQIQPIGDINGIPLFSNESQYEVASQNAVNAMNDARSEYFNQQQANANYSQQVNTITNVPYLPPVQNTGKIPNWVITTIAATRPVAYSIEITGSAEAIMSGSMSPWGGILITRGPDMLHYNNFVSGGLGAGWVSVSLMGVANKYYYLGDINNFGMETFAGWGNNVSGTIDAGIALGLNASWVENPKAPGEYLIGVGGGAGVGIGPTIISGQYTYQYTHIIGKY; encoded by the coding sequence ATGAAAAGATTTTCACTGACCCTTACTATATTATTGCACTTTCTGTATTTGCAAGCACAAGTATTGCAAACGGAACACGATACCCTTAAAAAATCCTTGGCAAAACCAATGGCCTTGAGCACCAAATCTGCTAACGCAGGAGGTGGTGGAAGTTCTGCTGGTTTAGCACCCGTTTCTATGCCAATAATGCCCTCTCCTACTGCTGCATCCTTAGTAAGAAATGCGACAGCAAGTCCGAACTTATATACTGGAGCTGTAAATGTAAGTGTACCATTATATACTCTACCTGCCCAAGGAATGAGTATTCCTATTGGAATGGTTTACCAAAGCAATGGAGTAAAAGTAAATGAAAAAAATGGCCCTTTAGGAATGACATGGGCTTTACAAGGAGGTGGTGCCGTAGCAAGAATTGTGAGAGGATATCCTGATGAATTTAATGGTTCAATACATGAAGAAACATGGAAAGAAAATAGTCCAAGTAAAAAGAAAAATAAGAAAAAAAAACTTAAAGGTTTTTGGCATATTGATCCACCTACAGATTACGCAACTAACGAGGACAGTTATAATACTATAATTGATCATACTGATGGAATTAAAGATGAACTATGGGATACACAGCCAGATAAATATTATTTTAGTGCACCTGGATTATCGGGGAGTTTCTATATTCCATCTAAAAGCATGCCCCCAATTATCCATTGTGATTTAGATATTGATATTCAATTAATATTTGAAAGTGAAAAATTATCAGGTTTTTTGATCACTACTTCATCAGGTTTTTGTTATGAATTTGGAATGGATAGTAAATATATTGAACAACAAACTTTTTCAAATATAAGTAAGGTAAGCGAAGCCAGACACAAGCTTATAAATGGCATCAATTATACTGTTTCATTTGAATTTGAAGAGCCAAAATTTACAAATACATTTATTGAAGATAAAGATTTATATATATCGACATGGTATTTAAAAGCTATTCAGACACCATTCAAAGCAGATTGCATTAACTATACGTATGAAGAAGATAAAAATAAGGAGGATAAATTAGCTCAATCTCTTGATGCAATAATTGATCAATCTCTAAACTACTATAAGTTAGCAAATAACAATACTGAAATAATTACATATCAGAAACCCCAAAACAATGAATACATATCGCAGTTATTTGTAGCAAAACAAGTAAAAACAAAATATTTTAAACCCAAACGATTAAGTAATATTTCATCTTCATTAGCAAGTATAAAATTTAAATATACCAATTGGACGGAAGATAATTCCAACAGGATAACAAAAATACTAACCTATGGAGCCGACCATAAAAAAGTTCAAAAACAATTTAATATTGAATATAATTTTGTTCAGAACAAAATTACTGAACCATCCTACCCTAAACTTACTAAAATCGGTAGTACTTCTCGATCTTTATTTTCTAATAATGAAGCATGGACTGAATGGGAAGGAGTTAGATACTTCCTTGAAAAAATTAGTGAAATTGACAAAGAACAAAAAGACACAATTAAGTTATTTAGCTTTAATTACCATCAACCAGAACAATTACCTGAATTTTGCTCTCAATTTCAAAATGAATATGGATTTTATGTAAGTTATCCAAGTTTCAAATCTCAATTTTACAGTGAGAATAGCTTGAACTATTACCCTCTACTTGCATTAAATATACAAGATAAAGATCGTGATAAAGACAAAAATAAACTTCCAGACTTTCATAATGATGGAAGCCAGATTAGTATATCGGATACAACCGTAACAAATGGAATGCTAATTTCTATGCAAAATCCTACTGGTGCTGTTACTAAATTTGTTTATGACGCCACTTTTGAAGGAGCTATACTAAAACATAAATATACATTTGATGGTAAGGAACAGGTACAAGAAACCAACTATTTGTATAAAAATAGTTCTTCACCCATAGGGAATAGTTCAAAAACTTATAATGTTGGAATTTATAAAATGGGAATCACACCTTGGGGAAGGTCAGAAAAGTTGTTAACGCAAAATTCTCCGCGAGGATATAAATATGTGGAAACAACAACAAATAAGATTAAGACCAAATATAGTTTTACTACTGCTCAAGACTATGATAATTCATTTGAATCATCCTCAGTAAAAAAAGAAGTAGTTGATTTCATCTATCTCAACTACAAAAACTCAGGAGAGGAAATAGAATTTGATCATCTTAAGTATGCTATTGATAAAATCAATAAAACGCATCCCGAATTTACTAAAAAAGTTGAAGAAGATTGGATAAATACTGTAGGTAAAGAAAACGCAGAAGGACTAAAACAAAGCATTTGGTATCATGAGTTTTTTAAAAATCACTATAATCTTTATGCAAAAGGTTATAGTCCTGAAATATTTATTAAGTATAAAAATGAATATATTACAGAATTGGTTCAAAATGTTGGAAAACCTACTGATAGGGACAATTTACGAGGAAAACTAATTCGTAAGACGAGCTATAATTTAACAGGTGGTGTAGCCAAAGAAGAAAGATATTATTATGAACCAATATTTATGGACAAGTACGAGTCTGAAAAGCAAGCCTTTGTAGTTTCTGATTCTTACACTGAATCAAAGAATGAAAAGTATATCGTTCCGTATAACATCAACTATGAAACACTGCGTTTAAGCAAAATTTCATATAAGAATTATATATTTATAAGTCAAAGTATAAATCAAGAAACAAAAATTGAAAAATATTCTCAAATTCATCCATTACTAGCGGAAGTTAGTATTCATAAAAATCTAAACACTAAGGATACTTGGCGAACAGAAACAGAATATCACGTATTTTCAGGAAATAGTTCCAAGTCATCTACAAAACCAATTCAAAAAGGAGAAGCCGATATTGATGATAATGATGACAACCAAGGTGGAAATGGAAATACAAATAACTCACCTAAATACAATCCTTATCCAAAATATACAGCAGTTAAACAAGTTACTTACAAAAATGACAAACAACTATCAGGAAGCCAAGTAATTTATAATAATGATACCCGTTTACCGAAAGAATCTAAAAAATGGATCAATGGCAAATACGAAACCGCTATCACCTACGATAAATTCGATTATAAGGCTAGATTATTACAAGCTCACGGCAGAGATGGAATTCCAAGTTCTTACCGATACAATGGTAATTTTCTTGAAATGACAGCACAAAATGCAACTTATCAAGACATTAGCAATGGGAAAGCAGGTGATTTACGAAAAAAATTACCAAAAGCCATTATTGCTTCTGCAAAGTATTCTACAGAGGGGTTTCTTTTGAATCAAACCGATGCCAATGGATATACAGTACAATATGAATATGATGATTTTGGAAGGTTAAAACTTTTGCGTGATCATGATCAAAACTTAATTAAAGCTTACGATTATCAATATGGCAAAGTAGGACAAGAAAAAATTACTGGTGAACAACTGGGCATTGGACAAATGGTGTTGGGAGAAAGTTTCGTAGTAGGTGGGTTCTCTAATAGCGAAATACAAGGCTTACCTTCAGCTGGAAAAAACTATATTGCCAGTTATGCTTTCAAAAAAGAAAAAGCAAGTTTTTTCGACCGTAATAATTCTAATAAAGCCAGCACAACAATTGAATATCAGGATGGACTAGGAAGAGCTATTCAACAAATAAAAGTAAATAGCTTACCACAAGAATATAGTATAGTACAAAGCTTCGAATATGATTTCTTGGGGAGGCAAGCAATACAATATCGCAGCTTACCAATGCTAAGTGATTCCAAATATAAAAAAGACTGGAAACAGTACCTTAAAAACAAATTCAAAAACACCTATAAAGCAGAACGTAGTTATAATAGATATAATCGAATACACAGACAAGGTAATTTTGGAGAAAATTATTCTCTAGAAAAGCGACCAAAAACATCAACTTATGGATTAAACATTGCAAATGTACCCTCTTACACCATAAATTCAGATTCTGAAGTTTTTGTAAAAAAGAACTTTTCAAGAAGAACGCTTTTAAAAACATCTGTTTATTTCGAGGGCATCACTAATGTTACTTACAAAAACATGAACGGACAAGTAGTTCGTAAAGCTGCATTAAAAGGAAATCAGACAGGTGAAGTAGATTTTAGTTCAGGATTAATAACTGATTATGTGTACGATGACTATGGAAATTTACGAGCAATATTACCTCCTCAAGCAAAAGGAGACATTAGTGCAAACAATTACGTTTACAAATTTCATTACGATGAACGTAACCGTTTAGTGAAAAAAGAAATTCCAGGAGCTGGAGCCATTACGCTAGAATACGACGAATTAGACCGCGTATCGAAAGAAACTGATGCGAAAGGTACTACGACTTACATCAAGTACGATGAGCTAAGTAGACCCATAGAAACAGGATATATTGACAAACAATCAACAAGTAAAGGGAAAGAAATTCCTTTGGGTAAAACTTATTACGACAATTACGATTTTGCATTTGCTAAAGCGAATATTTGTAGTAGTGAATATGCTGAAAAGAGTTTGGGTCGAGTTTGTGGTAGGGAAATACGAATATTAGGATCTGAAACATGGATAAAAACAGTTAACTACTACGATAAAGAAGGACGTATAATTGAAGCCATTTCGCAAAATAACACAGGTGGAATAGACAAGCTGACAACAGCCTACGATTTTCAAGGAAAAATAACCGAAACCAATATCAACAAAACCTTTAATGGCGAGGAATTCAGTACTAAAAAACAATATGAATACGGCACTGCGGGAGAATTAAAATATGTACATCACAGTGTAAATGGACAAAGTTCAATTATTTTATCTGCATTTGAATACAACAACGATGGTTCGCTTGCTGGCAAAAAAGTACACAATGGTAAAATTGAGACCCAATATACCTACGATGAGTTAAACCGCATGATTAAAACCCAAAGTGAAAAGTATTTCTCTTTAGAATTGGCTTATGATTCTAAATTAAAAGGCACCAATAATACAGAATATTTTGATGGTAATTTAAGTGCAATGGCATGGAAAACAAAAAATAAGCAAAGACATACTTATAGTTTTGAATACGATGGATGGAAAAACCTTACCAATGCAAATTCAAGCGATCATCCTTACACAACACAATACAAATATGACGAGAATGGAAACATAAGTTTTTTAAGCCGTAACGATAGTTTGGGTCTATACCAACGATTTTTATACGATTATAAAAACACCAATCAGTTGCAAAAATTAAATAGAACCAACACTGAAGAGGTAGAAGTTTGGCCTGGTGATGCGAATAACGATGGTAAAGTAGAAGTAGATGATCAGCATCCAATAGGATACAATTACAAATACAAAACAAAGGCTCGTGACACGCGCAGTACGGAATGGAAAGCCTGGCAAATTACTCGCCGAAAAGATGATGACTTGGTGTTCTCGGATACCAACGGTGATGGTTTAATTAACGAACAAGACACCATTGCCATTCAACAAAACCTGCTAAAAGAACACGAACTAACTGAAGCTAAAGAAACGAATGGCTTTCGTTACAAATACGACAAAAATGGCAATATGATATACGATGAGTATAAGAATATTAATATTAGCTACAACATTTTAAACCTACCCGATACCATTAAGGCAGAAGGGCATGGTAAAATTGTAAACCAATACATGGCAGACGGTACTTTATTACGACGTAGTATTTTTGACGAAGACAACAATGAACTACAAAGAGCCGATTATCAAGGTGAATTTTTATTTACCAACGACCAATTAAATAAGATTTTCACTGGAGAGGGATACTATGCACCAAATTCTGCTAGCTCGACCATTTCAAACACCTCTCTTTCAGAGGAAACAGGAAGTAGTCAAGTTAAAAAAAGTGACCTTGGTACTTATTTTTACACTTTAACCGATCATTTAGGACATACAAGAGTTATTGTAGACGAGGAAGAAAATGTATTACAAGAAACCGCTTACTATCCTTATGGTACTCCCATCACAGCCCTTTCGAGCGCAACTAAATATAACTATCTTTATACAGGAAAAGAGTTCCTTGATAAATTTGGACTAAACTGGTACGATCATCATGCCCGTTATTTTGATCCGGAAATAGGACGATGGTGGGCAATAGATCCTGCATTACAAGCCGCTTCGCCATATATGGCAATGGGCAATAATCCAATGATGATGGTAGATCTCGACGGTAAAACTTGGAATATTTTTAAGAAAATAGGGCAAGCTTGGGATTACGCATGGGACAAAGGAAACCAATTTGCTCAGTGGGCCAACGAAATTGGATTACCATCCTTTAACATTGGTTATGAAATGAATTCCAGTGGACAAATACAACCAATAGGTGATATTAATGGCATTCCATTATTTAGTAACGAAAGTCAATACGAAGTTGCTTCTCAAAATGCTGTTAATGCAATGAATGATGCAAGAAGTGAATATTTTAACCAACAGCAAGCGAATGCTAATTATAGTCAGCAAGTTAATACAATTACTAATGTTCCCTATCTACCCCCAGTACAGAATACCGGAAAAATTCCAAATTGGGTCATTACTACAATTGCAGCAACAAGACCTGTTGCATATTCAATTGAAATAACTGGTTCTGCTGAAGCAATAATGTCAGGTTCAATGTCTCCTTGGGGAGGAATACTTATAACAAGAGGTCCCGATATGCTTCATTATAATAATTTCGTATCTGGAGGTCTAGGAGCAGGCTGGGTTAGTGTTAGTTTAATGGGAGTTGCTAATAAATATTATTATTTGGGAGACATTAATAATTTTGGAATGGAAACTTTTGCTGGGTGGGGAAACAATGTTAGTGGTACTATAGATGCAGGAATTGCTTTAGGTCTAAATGCAAGTTGGGTTGAAAATCCAAAAGCACCTGGAGAATACTTAATAGGAGTTGGTGGTGGTGCCGGAGTAGGTATTGGCCCTACGATTATTTCTGGTCAATATACATATCAATACACTCATATTATAGGTAAATACTAA